Proteins encoded by one window of Bradyrhizobium sp. B097:
- a CDS encoding DHA2 family efflux MFS transporter permease subunit, producing the protein MADATTASPSMMTGASETERLQPKRVVAFIIMVFGMFMSILDIQIVSASLTEIQAGLSASSTEVSWVQTAYLIAEVIAIPLSGFLSRALGTRLLFAISAFGFTVSSLLCGFASSIEQMILWRALQGFLGAGMIPTVFASAYTIFPRSKFYIVAPIIGLVATLAPTVGPTVGGYITDLMSWHWLFFINIVPGVIITVGVLALVDFDQPNFALLERFDWWGLIFMGGFLGSLEYVLEEGPQYEWLQDTSVAICAAIGFVSAVAFFWRVLTAEEPIVDLYAFSNRNFAVGCVLQFCIGIGLYGLTYVYPRYLAEIRGYSALMIGETMFVSGVTMFFMAPVVGRLMQKVDLRYIIAFGLVTFALGSWQMTWITREYDFYELLVPQILRGIGMMCAMVPTNNIALATLPQDRVKNASGLFNLMRNLGGAVGLALINEALNDRTDLHISRLQDRVTWGNATAVETLNNFTQRLQGMGDSATMAMKQLSQLVHRQAQVMSYGDAFFMLSLFYVGLSLLVLFVNKPPSMTAGGGDAH; encoded by the coding sequence ATGGCCGACGCGACCACTGCTTCGCCCTCGATGATGACCGGCGCTTCGGAGACCGAGCGGCTCCAGCCCAAGCGGGTGGTCGCCTTCATCATCATGGTGTTCGGCATGTTCATGTCGATCCTGGACATCCAAATCGTCTCGGCCTCGCTCACCGAGATCCAGGCCGGCCTGTCGGCGTCGTCGACCGAAGTGTCGTGGGTGCAGACCGCCTATCTGATCGCCGAGGTGATCGCGATCCCGCTGTCCGGCTTCCTGTCGCGCGCGCTCGGCACCCGGCTGTTGTTTGCGATCTCGGCGTTCGGCTTCACGGTGTCGAGCCTGTTGTGCGGCTTCGCCTCCTCGATCGAGCAGATGATCCTGTGGCGCGCGCTGCAGGGCTTCCTCGGCGCCGGCATGATCCCGACGGTGTTCGCCTCGGCCTACACCATCTTCCCGCGCTCCAAGTTCTACATTGTGGCGCCGATCATCGGCCTGGTCGCGACCCTGGCGCCGACCGTCGGGCCGACCGTCGGCGGCTACATCACCGATCTGATGTCGTGGCACTGGCTGTTCTTCATCAACATCGTGCCCGGCGTCATCATCACCGTCGGCGTTCTGGCGCTGGTCGATTTCGACCAGCCGAACTTCGCGCTGCTCGAGCGCTTCGACTGGTGGGGCCTGATCTTCATGGGCGGCTTCCTCGGCTCGCTCGAATATGTGCTGGAGGAGGGCCCGCAATATGAATGGCTGCAGGACACTTCGGTGGCGATCTGCGCCGCGATCGGCTTCGTCTCGGCGGTCGCCTTCTTCTGGCGGGTGCTGACCGCGGAGGAGCCGATCGTCGATCTCTATGCCTTCTCCAACCGCAACTTCGCGGTCGGCTGCGTGCTGCAGTTCTGCATCGGTATCGGGCTCTACGGCCTGACCTATGTCTATCCGCGCTATCTCGCCGAGATCCGCGGCTACAGCGCGCTGATGATCGGCGAGACCATGTTCGTCTCCGGCGTCACCATGTTCTTCATGGCCCCGGTGGTCGGCCGGCTGATGCAGAAGGTCGATCTGCGCTACATCATCGCCTTTGGCCTCGTCACCTTCGCGCTCGGCTCCTGGCAGATGACCTGGATCACGCGCGAGTACGATTTCTACGAGCTCCTGGTGCCGCAGATCCTGCGCGGCATCGGCATGATGTGTGCGATGGTGCCGACCAACAACATCGCGCTCGCCACGCTGCCGCAGGACCGCGTCAAGAACGCCTCCGGCCTGTTCAACCTGATGCGCAATCTCGGCGGCGCGGTCGGGCTCGCTTTGATCAACGAAGCGCTCAACGACCGCACCGATCTGCACATCTCGCGGCTGCAGGACCGCGTGACCTGGGGCAACGCGACCGCGGTCGAGACCCTCAACAATTTCACCCAGCGCCTGCAGGGCATGGGCGATTCCGCCACCATGGCGATGAAGCAGCTCTCGCAGCTCGTGCACCGCCAGGCCCAGGTGATGAGCTATGGCGACGCCTTCTTCATGCTGTCGCTGTTCTATGTCGGCCTCAGCCTGCTGGTGCTGTTCGTCAACAA